In Thermoanaerobacterium xylanolyticum LX-11, the genomic window AATGCATTAGCAATAATAACATCATCTATTAATCCTGTAGCAAATAAATGTTTTGCTTGAATATCTATGGGAATATCTCTGTGCATTTCTAATGTACATAACCCCTCTGAAATAGGCCATGGTCCAAAAGTCGCATCATTTGAACTGATAAAGGCAGCAGTCTTTATCCCCAAATTCTTAAACTTGTAGCTGCATTTATAAAAGTGATCGTAACTTAAACCCGTGTATTTATGAGGATAAAAATTATGACATCCAAGTATATTATCTTTATTTGAATTATACGATAAAATATTCTCAATATAATCTGTACCATTGCTCATATTTAAAACAATTTTTAGCCCATGATTATTAAATGTCATTATTGATTCTTCCAAGCCACTGTATCCTAAATCGAGTCTTACTCCGTAAAGACCAATATCAGATAATTTTGTTAGATCTGTATAAGAAATGTTTAATTTTTTTAATATTTCAGGTTCTACGTCTGCTATTACTTTCATCCCAATATCGTTAGAATATTTTACTAAGCTAATAAAATCATTGTAATACTTATCAAAATTATTATTTATAGAGATTAAAGTCGTAAATACTAATTCAAATCCGTATTTTGATGCTAAATTAATATACTGTATATTTTCTTCCAAACTATTACTATTTAAATAAACTGAAACACCTAATCTTTTCAATATAATACACCTCAATTTTAATTTTAATAAATTGTTAATAGTGACATGGCATGATAAGCAAAAACTTTTAAAAGACCGATAATCATGTGTTCGTTGCCTATCACGCCATTATACAATCACAATTAATGTCTATCTAATTTTTTCTTCAGCTAATGCTTCTTTATTTACTCTATCATTTTTTTCTTCAATTTTTTCTGCCACTAATACAAAAGGTAAATATATTACTACGCTTATAATTAAATTCACTAATGCAAGTAGAGCACCTCTAATCGAGCCTGTTACCAAAAAACCTCCTATTATAGGTGGTGTAGTCCAAGGCATCATAGCAATAGTCCTTGGTACTAAACCAATTGCTATGGCAAAATAGCTAATAATTGTTAGAACAACTGGTGTCAAAATAAATGGTATAAAAAATATTGGATTTAAAACTAAAGGCATGCCAAAAATCATCGGTTCGTTAATATTGAATATTCCAGGTGCAATAGCTAAATTCGCTACATTCTGCATCTCACTTCTCTTTTTCTTTCTTCTTGATGCAATATAAATAGCTATAATTAATCCAATTGTTGTACCAGCACCACCTAAATGAACAAATGCGTCAAAAAATGGCGTTGTTACTATATGTGGAATAGCTTTTCCTGCCTTGAATGCAGCTATATTATCATTTATAGCAGGTAAATAAACTGCATTTAATATTGGCGCTAATATATTTGTACCATGTAATCCAAAGAACCATAAAAAATGTATTAGAAATGCAACTACAATCGCAGAACCTAATGTATCAGCCAAGCCAACTAATGGTGCTTGAATTGCATTAAATATAGCCTGATGAATGTCTGTTAAACCTAACGCCACTGTTATTGATTTAAACAACGCCCAAATAGATAATACTATCAAGGATGGCAGTAACGCAGCAAAAGATTTTGCAACAGCAGGTGGCACTCCTTCAGGCATTTTTATAACTAATTTTGGATTTCCCAATAAGCGTACAAATATTTCTGTAGAAATAAGAGCTACAATTATCGATACAAATAATCCTTGCGCTCCCAAAAATGCATATGGTATTGCCCAATCTTTAGCTGATGATGTATACAGCATCAATAAAGATGCAAATGATACTAATCCAGCACCTATTCCATTTGACTCGTACGACAACGCCAAATTATAACTTATTGATACAACAACTATAATCGACATTACCGCAAAAGTACCGTTCCACAAATTACCGCCAAATGTTGTCCATGATTTACCAAATATTCCAACCATAAAATTCTGATATGCTTGTATTGGCAAATTGTTTATCAAAACTGCAAATGCACCGGCAAGTATAAGAGGCATTATCATTGCAAATCCATCACGAATGGCAACTAAATGTCTTTCTGAGCCAAACCTCGCAGCAACGGGAACAAAATATTTCTCCAAAAAATCCATAATCTTTTTCACATTACACTCCTCCTGTTTATAAATATTAAATTATTCCTCTACTTTTTTAAGATGCTTAAAGCTTTATCCAAAACTCCTTCACCGTCAACTTTGCCGTAAAGCTTCGAGTCAATTACATCAGCAACAATGCCTTTTGGTTCAGCGATTTGCTTGATTTTTTCAAGCAAATATCTTACTTGTGGCCCAATCAATATAACGTCTACATTTTCTAAGTTTCGTTTTAAATCAGCTTCGGCATAAGCTTCAATCTCAACTTCTACACCTTTTTTGACTGCTGCATCTCTCATCTTTTTTACAAGTAAACTTGTCGACATCCCTGCTGAACAGACTAATACTATTTTCATTTAATTTTGTTTCACCTCCAATTTAATTCTCTGCTTATAGATAATGCAAATACCGTGCCAAAGTAATTTCGAATAACAAAAGCCTGAATTTCACGACTTCTTATATCGTTGAAATACGTGTATTAATTTGTATCATTTGTAACCGTAATCAATACACATATGTGTATTAAAGCGAATAAATTATTTTCATTATGCTGACGCATTCATCGTCTGATAAAGTCACATTAAAGGCTTCATTTACTGGTTTTACAGCAGTTTTTATCATTTCGTATTTTGATGTATTATTTTCTATGATTGTTTTACAGTTTTTGATCCGTATTAATTCACCGCTATTTAATACACGTTCTATTGCACAAGCAAGATGAAGTATTAGACCGATTATTTTGTCGTTGTCGAGAGTTACATTGTTTTCTGCTATATTTAGATAAAATTCTTTAAACGCATTGATGTATTTTCCCGCATCAATATTTACGTTTTCTGCGATTATCTCTTTCATATTGTCTATGGTTTCAAGTGCATCTTTTGAATCAATCATAACTTTTAAAGAACTTAATTTACGATTGTCAAACACATCTGTAGGTGAAATGTATTTAAGTGTATCATCGCCTGGGTCAAATGCGC contains:
- a CDS encoding PTS sugar transporter subunit IIB, which gives rise to MKIVLVCSAGMSTSLLVKKMRDAAVKKGVEVEIEAYAEADLKRNLENVDVILIGPQVRYLLEKIKQIAEPKGIVADVIDSKLYGKVDGEGVLDKALSILKK
- a CDS encoding DUF871 domain-containing protein yields the protein MKRLGVSVYLNSNSLEENIQYINLASKYGFELVFTTLISINNNFDKYYNDFISLVKYSNDIGMKVIADVEPEILKKLNISYTDLTKLSDIGLYGVRLDLGYSGLEESIMTFNNHGLKIVLNMSNGTDYIENILSYNSNKDNILGCHNFYPHKYTGLSYDHFYKCSYKFKNLGIKTAAFISSNDATFGPWPISEGLCTLEMHRDIPIDIQAKHLFATGLIDDVIIANAFASESELKKLSQINKDILEFRVSLVDNITSIDKKIVLEEFHFVRGDISEYLLRSTQSRVKYKDHKFLPYNVTDIKRGDILIDTYLYQNYAGELQIALKDIKNTGKTNVVGRIDEKEIFLLDYLKPWSKFSFVEDK
- a CDS encoding PTS sugar transporter subunit IIC, which gives rise to MKKIMDFLEKYFVPVAARFGSERHLVAIRDGFAMIMPLILAGAFAVLINNLPIQAYQNFMVGIFGKSWTTFGGNLWNGTFAVMSIIVVVSISYNLALSYESNGIGAGLVSFASLLMLYTSSAKDWAIPYAFLGAQGLFVSIIVALISTEIFVRLLGNPKLVIKMPEGVPPAVAKSFAALLPSLIVLSIWALFKSITVALGLTDIHQAIFNAIQAPLVGLADTLGSAIVVAFLIHFLWFFGLHGTNILAPILNAVYLPAINDNIAAFKAGKAIPHIVTTPFFDAFVHLGGAGTTIGLIIAIYIASRRKKKRSEMQNVANLAIAPGIFNINEPMIFGMPLVLNPIFFIPFILTPVVLTIISYFAIAIGLVPRTIAMMPWTTPPIIGGFLVTGSIRGALLALVNLIISVVIYLPFVLVAEKIEEKNDRVNKEALAEEKIR